A single genomic interval of Deltaproteobacteria bacterium harbors:
- a CDS encoding tetratricopeptide repeat-containing protein — protein MPMRSPIRTTAVLCLVLLGGEVAWALPPALATAAREEARRLFLDGKAHYDAGRYARAKAAFRKAGALAPSPILDYNLARCHDRLGENAEAIRYYERYLGSAPEAAKRAEVETRLKALRSRSADPYADLENRGAASQPATQPASQPAVAAAREPLRAGPAALPPPGLPRAVGPRRLASRDFPHEATLQRERREAYFPVAPARRRRVDAPAYRQWWFWVGIGAGVAITSFIIATAATGGTASPPQRRPAGLILSF, from the coding sequence ATGCCTATGCGATCCCCGATACGAACCACCGCGGTCCTGTGTCTCGTGCTCCTCGGAGGCGAGGTGGCCTGGGCTCTTCCGCCGGCGCTGGCCACGGCCGCACGGGAGGAGGCGCGACGGCTCTTTCTCGACGGGAAGGCCCACTACGACGCCGGCCGCTACGCGCGGGCCAAGGCGGCCTTTCGCAAGGCGGGAGCGCTCGCGCCCTCGCCGATCCTGGACTACAACCTGGCGCGCTGTCACGACCGGCTGGGCGAGAACGCGGAGGCGATCCGCTACTACGAGCGATATCTCGGCAGTGCGCCCGAGGCGGCGAAGCGGGCCGAGGTCGAGACGCGGCTCAAGGCGCTGCGGAGCCGCTCCGCGGACCCCTACGCAGACCTCGAGAACCGAGGCGCGGCGTCTCAACCGGCCACGCAGCCGGCGAGCCAGCCCGCGGTCGCTGCCGCGCGCGAGCCGCTTCGCGCCGGGCCGGCGGCGCTGCCTCCCCCGGGGCTCCCGCGGGCCGTGGGGCCGAGGCGACTCGCCTCCCGTGATTTTCCGCACGAGGCGACGCTGCAGCGGGAAAGGCGCGAGGCCTATTTCCCGGTCGCGCCCGCGCGTCGCCGTCGGGTAGATGCGCCGGCCTACCGGCAGTGGTGGTTCTGGGTGGGGATCGGCGCGGGCGTGGCGATCACCTCCTTCATCATCGCCACGGCGGCGACGGGTGGAACGGCCTCCCCGCCGCAGCGTCGTCCGGCCGGCCTCATCCTGTCATTCTGA
- a CDS encoding serine/threonine protein kinase: MPDPDVTALIADGRLAEAAAQLEAAGDCAGAASLHERLWDHAAAARCAEAAGDLPRALLNRLRGEDALALEALVARLEQGPHELAARGARIAGERGAWAIAGRLHRAAEESPLAAECFERAGELLRAAELRDARGEGREALRLYRRALARDVAPADLGDDELSTARLATARLCLTQGQAADAIPLLQTLLAAGGPLALPAGLWLVAALSRLGYTHAADGVLERLRASGAEVPARSRDCADLPELAIQTEADARTLAGRYRLGQLLGAGGMGRVYRAEDLLLGRPVAVKLFTAPAGARGREAFLRFVREARIAGTLDHPHVVPVLDFQEATGFMVLELMSGGTLADRLRPRLSPGTCRSILLQVLAGLEAAHQRGIVHRDLKPSNVFFTEAGAAKLGDFGVAHLQDAGQTQTGSFVGTLAFMAPEQLAGGAVTFATDLYALGVMLYQALTGELPFTGPALLSTTLRPPPVAPSARVEGLPQICDRVVLTCLAADPAARFASLEELRRAIEAFPTDPPARPTPATPTEGAPPLPQRPARATDARFHVEQTRASNPALQLLEARDTQLGRAVVLVRLAPGPARERLLALLSAAAQATEELQRVLGLDSPRGQAVLEPWVGRPWPPLASSHARLDAALAVSRALASLHRAGLGHGALSRATLALGGRDPRVALVPSLERWAAVCTSEHPEVEPTPQADLAAVATLLELDLPAGLSDGAALAAWAASEQERLAADEQAAWLARALSDAPPSVRRH, translated from the coding sequence GTGCCCGACCCAGACGTCACGGCGCTGATTGCCGACGGACGGCTCGCCGAAGCAGCCGCCCAGCTCGAGGCCGCCGGAGACTGCGCGGGGGCCGCCTCGCTCCACGAACGCCTATGGGACCACGCGGCCGCGGCTCGGTGCGCGGAGGCCGCCGGAGATCTGCCGCGAGCCCTCCTCAATCGCCTGCGCGGCGAGGACGCGCTGGCCCTCGAGGCGCTCGTGGCGCGGCTGGAACAGGGCCCGCACGAGCTCGCCGCCCGAGGCGCTCGTATCGCCGGCGAGCGCGGAGCGTGGGCCATCGCCGGCCGCTTGCACCGTGCGGCCGAGGAGTCGCCTCTCGCCGCCGAATGCTTCGAGCGTGCCGGAGAGCTTCTACGCGCCGCCGAGCTCCGCGACGCGCGTGGAGAGGGAAGGGAGGCCCTCCGCCTCTATCGCCGTGCGCTGGCGCGGGACGTCGCACCGGCCGACCTCGGCGACGATGAGCTCTCGACCGCCCGACTCGCCACGGCCCGCCTGTGTCTCACGCAGGGGCAAGCGGCCGACGCGATCCCGCTCCTGCAGACGCTCCTCGCGGCAGGTGGGCCCCTAGCCCTGCCGGCCGGTCTCTGGCTCGTCGCCGCGCTCTCGCGTCTCGGCTACACGCACGCGGCGGACGGCGTACTCGAGCGTCTCCGCGCGAGCGGAGCCGAGGTCCCCGCGCGCAGCCGCGACTGCGCCGACCTGCCGGAGCTCGCCATCCAGACCGAGGCGGACGCGCGCACGCTCGCCGGGCGCTATCGACTGGGGCAGCTCCTCGGGGCGGGGGGGATGGGACGGGTCTACCGGGCGGAGGACCTGCTGCTCGGCCGACCGGTCGCAGTGAAACTCTTCACGGCGCCGGCGGGGGCGCGGGGACGCGAGGCCTTCCTTCGCTTCGTACGCGAGGCGCGGATCGCCGGGACGCTCGACCACCCGCACGTCGTCCCGGTCCTCGACTTCCAGGAGGCGACGGGCTTCATGGTCCTGGAGCTGATGTCCGGCGGCACCCTCGCGGACCGGCTGCGTCCGCGCCTCTCGCCGGGCACGTGCCGATCGATCCTGCTCCAGGTCCTCGCGGGGCTGGAGGCCGCCCACCAGCGCGGCATCGTCCACCGCGACCTCAAGCCGTCGAACGTCTTCTTCACGGAGGCCGGAGCGGCCAAGCTCGGCGACTTCGGCGTGGCGCACCTGCAGGACGCGGGGCAGACGCAGACCGGAAGCTTCGTGGGCACGCTCGCCTTCATGGCCCCCGAGCAACTGGCCGGTGGCGCCGTGACCTTTGCGACCGACCTCTACGCGCTCGGCGTCATGCTCTACCAGGCGCTCACCGGCGAACTGCCGTTCACGGGGCCCGCGCTTCTCTCGACCACGCTCCGACCGCCCCCCGTGGCCCCCTCGGCGCGCGTGGAAGGCCTGCCGCAGATCTGCGACCGCGTCGTGCTGACCTGCCTCGCGGCGGACCCCGCCGCCCGCTTCGCCTCGCTGGAGGAGCTACGAAGGGCCATCGAGGCCTTCCCGACCGACCCGCCGGCTCGCCCGACCCCCGCGACCCCGACGGAGGGTGCTCCGCCCCTACCCCAGCGCCCGGCTCGCGCCACCGACGCGCGCTTCCACGTCGAGCAGACGCGCGCCTCGAACCCCGCGCTCCAGCTTCTCGAGGCGCGCGACACCCAGCTCGGCCGGGCCGTGGTGCTGGTCAGGCTTGCCCCCGGGCCCGCGCGAGAGCGGCTGCTCGCCCTTCTCTCCGCGGCCGCGCAGGCTACCGAGGAGCTCCAGCGGGTGCTCGGCCTCGACTCCCCCCGCGGCCAGGCCGTCCTCGAGCCGTGGGTCGGCCGCCCGTGGCCTCCGCTCGCGAGCTCCCACGCGCGGCTCGACGCAGCGCTGGCGGTCAGTCGCGCGCTCGCCAGCTTGCACCGCGCCGGACTGGGGCACGGCGCGCTCAGCCGCGCCACCCTCGCTCTCGGAGGGCGGGACCCGCGCGTGGCGCTCGTCCCGAGCCTCGAACGCTGGGCCGCCGTGTGCACGAGCGAGCATCCGGAGGTAGAGCCCACGCCGCAGGCCGATCTCGCCGCCGTGGCGACACTGCTCGAGCTGGACCTTCCGGCCGGTCTTTCCGACGGGGCGGCGCTCGCCGCGTGGGCCGCCTCCGAGCAGGAGCGCCTCGCGGCCGACGAGCAGGCGGCGTGGCTCGCGCGCGCTCTCAGCGACGCACCGCCGAGCGTGCGGCGCCACTGA
- the mtnP gene encoding S-methyl-5'-thioadenosine phosphorylase produces the protein MGRQIIGVIGGSGLYQLAGLTEVRHVKVETPFGDPSDEYLMGELEGRTLVFLPRHGRGHRFSPSELNYRANIHGFLQLGARWVISVSAVGSMREEIRPGDMVIVDQFYDRTKGRQATFFGDGVVGHVPFADPICPNLAEVVVKAAESVGARFHRGGTYICIEGPQFSTRAESRIYRSWGVDVIGMTNVTEAKLAREAGLCYTTIAMATDYDCWHQDEEDVSVSSVLETLRHNVDTARQVIARAALAVPAERSCACADAPRHAVITDRGSLNAQTRRKLALILGEEE, from the coding sequence ATGGGCCGCCAAATTATCGGCGTCATTGGAGGAAGTGGGCTGTACCAGCTCGCGGGGCTCACCGAGGTGCGTCACGTGAAGGTGGAGACGCCCTTCGGCGATCCCTCCGACGAGTACCTGATGGGGGAGCTCGAGGGCCGGACCCTCGTCTTCCTGCCGCGCCACGGCCGAGGGCATCGCTTCTCGCCGAGCGAGCTGAACTACCGCGCCAACATCCACGGGTTCCTGCAGCTGGGGGCGCGCTGGGTCATCTCCGTCAGCGCCGTGGGAAGCATGCGCGAGGAGATTCGCCCCGGGGACATGGTCATCGTGGACCAGTTCTACGACCGGACGAAAGGGCGGCAGGCCACCTTCTTCGGCGACGGAGTGGTGGGCCACGTCCCCTTCGCCGACCCGATCTGTCCGAACCTCGCCGAGGTGGTCGTGAAGGCCGCCGAATCGGTCGGCGCGCGCTTCCACCGGGGCGGGACGTACATCTGCATCGAGGGGCCGCAGTTCTCGACGCGAGCGGAGTCGCGCATCTACCGCAGCTGGGGGGTGGACGTGATCGGCATGACGAACGTGACCGAGGCGAAGCTCGCGCGCGAAGCGGGGCTTTGCTACACGACCATCGCCATGGCCACCGACTACGATTGCTGGCACCAGGACGAGGAGGACGTCTCCGTGAGCAGCGTGCTCGAGACCCTGCGGCACAACGTCGACACCGCGCGGCAGGTCATCGCACGCGCGGCGCTGGCCGTGCCCGCCGAACGGTCTTGCGCTTGCGCCGACGCTCCCCGGCACGCGGTGATCACCGATCGTGGCTCGCTCAACGCGCAGACCCGACGCAAGCTGGCTCTGATCCTCGGCGAGGAGGAATAG
- a CDS encoding cyclic nucleotide-binding domain-containing protein codes for MTTTATDSELLEAADLAFARGELPEALGYYVALLEADPSDFYVWYRTALGLGRLGERDEAAQALARIVAALSGAGQLLLALAAVKELQSLDEAAGGRAVAALAKDFGGTTRKDAGRPPPPPPAGPPRTIAVGEAVSRDPRVLRESASDACARALRAFEASSSKGHAGGATHFALFSELSPKDLAEVFPLMALRALPPGEVVIEQGADGTSFFVLVRGVVEVTRDGVHLAFLRSGAFFGEMALLSDSPRAARVVCHSPTLLFELDRQGVVTLAERSPGVAHVLASHTRERMVRNLLATSPLFAMLDPERREDLVSHFVSLVFAPGEQVLAEGEEGEGLYVVLSGEVEVSKVEGGEALALAHLGTGQVFGEISLLQRRPATATVTACRKTVVLCLPRESFNACVAEFPEVLAHAYRLAMEREQATTAAAAGPSVPVEDGLLI; via the coding sequence ATGACCACGACGGCCACCGATAGCGAGCTTCTCGAGGCGGCTGACCTCGCCTTCGCCCGGGGTGAGCTTCCCGAGGCGCTCGGGTACTACGTGGCGTTGCTCGAGGCGGATCCGTCGGACTTCTACGTCTGGTATCGGACGGCGCTCGGGCTTGGCCGGCTCGGCGAGCGCGACGAGGCGGCGCAGGCGCTGGCGCGCATCGTGGCGGCGCTGTCGGGGGCCGGGCAGCTCCTGCTCGCGCTGGCCGCGGTCAAGGAGCTCCAGTCGCTCGACGAGGCCGCGGGCGGGCGCGCGGTGGCCGCCCTGGCGAAGGACTTCGGGGGCACGACGCGCAAGGATGCGGGACGCCCGCCGCCTCCACCTCCCGCCGGCCCGCCGCGCACCATCGCCGTCGGCGAGGCCGTCTCGCGCGACCCCCGCGTCCTGCGCGAGTCGGCGAGCGACGCGTGCGCGCGGGCGCTGCGGGCCTTCGAGGCGAGTTCGTCGAAGGGGCACGCGGGGGGCGCAACGCACTTCGCGCTCTTCAGCGAGCTGTCGCCCAAGGATCTGGCGGAGGTCTTCCCGTTGATGGCGCTGCGCGCGCTTCCACCCGGCGAGGTGGTGATCGAGCAGGGGGCCGATGGCACGTCGTTCTTCGTGCTGGTTCGGGGGGTAGTGGAGGTGACGCGCGACGGTGTGCACCTGGCCTTCCTCCGCTCGGGGGCCTTCTTCGGCGAGATGGCGCTCCTGTCCGACTCTCCGCGCGCGGCCCGTGTGGTCTGCCACTCCCCGACGCTGCTCTTCGAGCTCGACCGGCAGGGGGTCGTGACGCTCGCCGAACGCAGCCCCGGCGTGGCGCACGTGCTCGCCAGTCACACGCGGGAGCGCATGGTGCGGAATCTCCTCGCCACCTCGCCCCTCTTCGCGATGCTGGATCCCGAGCGGCGCGAGGACCTCGTCTCGCACTTCGTTTCGCTGGTCTTCGCCCCGGGGGAACAGGTCCTCGCCGAGGGGGAGGAGGGGGAGGGCCTCTACGTCGTGTTGAGCGGCGAGGTGGAGGTCTCGAAGGTCGAGGGGGGGGAGGCGCTGGCTCTCGCGCACCTCGGAACCGGCCAGGTCTTCGGCGAGATCTCGCTGCTGCAGCGACGCCCGGCCACGGCGACGGTCACCGCCTGCCGGAAGACGGTCGTGCTCTGCCTGCCGCGCGAGAGCTTCAACGCCTGCGTGGCGGAGTTCCCCGAGGTGCTGGCGCACGCCTACCGTCTGGCCATGGAGCGCGAGCAGGCCACGACGGCTGCTGCCGCCGGGCCCTCCGTCCCGGTCGAGGACGGACTCCTCATCTGA
- a CDS encoding carbohydrate-binding family 9-like protein — MSRLRWVAFGVLAVFAAGCVEQESERGPTEEDLKVIKQNILAAPPAIKHKVNAELDGKITYLGVDVDKDEVTPGQPFTLTHYWKVEKAAPDWKLFVHINDPSKKKFINADHKAIGNRYAVAQWKPGEIIRDAHTVTLPNDWGASQVEVYTGLWKGKDRMKVVKGAQDKEGRILAVTLPVKGGKAPAPAPVKRLVAAKATKPVKLDGKLDDEVWKKAVSSGLFVDTMTGGAVPIATEAKVAYDDKYLYVAFDCKDEDVWSDFKKRDDHLWTQEAVEIFLDANNDGKDYIELQVNPHGTIFDSYLPEYRKNQNDWDGKLKAKVAVDGTATKRGDKDKGWTVEVAIPWEDAKGRGKYELKVPPKAGDSWKINFFRMDKPEKGGQIAAGWSPPLVPDFHKLDRFGDLVFGDAEGKAPEAAKAEVKPEAKPEGATPAAEGRPAGKVVRMAETPGERGILNRSIRAPLSATKRIPRDKPAK; from the coding sequence ATGTCGCGTCTGCGTTGGGTTGCCTTCGGGGTGCTGGCGGTCTTCGCCGCCGGCTGCGTGGAGCAGGAGTCGGAGCGGGGGCCGACCGAGGAGGACTTGAAGGTCATCAAGCAGAACATCCTGGCCGCGCCGCCCGCGATCAAACACAAGGTGAACGCGGAGCTCGACGGGAAGATCACCTACCTCGGGGTGGACGTCGACAAGGACGAGGTCACGCCGGGGCAGCCCTTCACGCTCACCCACTACTGGAAGGTGGAGAAGGCCGCGCCGGACTGGAAGCTCTTCGTGCACATCAACGACCCGAGCAAGAAGAAGTTCATCAACGCGGACCACAAGGCGATCGGCAACCGCTACGCCGTCGCGCAATGGAAGCCGGGAGAGATCATCCGCGACGCGCACACGGTCACGCTGCCGAACGACTGGGGGGCGAGCCAGGTGGAGGTCTACACCGGGCTCTGGAAGGGCAAGGACCGGATGAAAGTGGTGAAGGGCGCGCAAGACAAGGAGGGACGCATCCTCGCCGTGACGCTACCGGTGAAGGGCGGCAAGGCGCCGGCGCCGGCCCCTGTGAAGCGACTGGTCGCGGCCAAGGCCACCAAGCCGGTGAAGCTCGACGGTAAGCTGGACGACGAGGTCTGGAAGAAGGCCGTCTCGTCCGGGCTCTTCGTGGACACGATGACCGGCGGGGCGGTGCCGATTGCGACCGAAGCCAAGGTGGCCTACGACGACAAGTACCTCTACGTGGCCTTCGACTGCAAAGACGAGGACGTCTGGAGCGACTTCAAGAAGCGGGACGATCATCTCTGGACCCAGGAGGCGGTGGAGATCTTCCTCGACGCGAACAACGACGGGAAGGACTACATCGAGCTCCAGGTGAACCCGCACGGCACGATCTTCGACAGCTACCTGCCGGAGTACCGCAAGAACCAGAACGACTGGGACGGCAAGCTCAAGGCCAAGGTCGCGGTGGACGGCACGGCGACGAAGCGAGGGGACAAGGACAAGGGCTGGACGGTGGAGGTGGCCATTCCCTGGGAGGACGCGAAGGGGCGCGGCAAGTACGAGCTGAAGGTCCCGCCGAAGGCTGGCGACAGCTGGAAGATCAATTTCTTCCGGATGGACAAGCCGGAGAAGGGGGGACAGATCGCGGCCGGCTGGTCGCCGCCGCTCGTGCCCGACTTCCACAAGCTGGATCGGTTCGGTGACCTCGTGTTCGGGGACGCCGAGGGCAAGGCTCCCGAGGCGGCCAAGGCGGAGGTGAAGCCGGAGGCGAAGCCGGAGGGGGCGACGCCTGCTGCCGAGGGGCGTCCCGCGGGAAAGGTCGTGCGGATGGCGGAGACCCCGGGTGAGCGCGGGATCCTGAACCGCAGCATCCGCGCCCCCCTGTCGGCGACGAAGCGAATTCCCCGCGACAAGCCCGCCAAGTAG
- a CDS encoding teichoic acid biosynthesis protein yields the protein MKILYGVVGEGMGHATRSRVILNHLVQRHELQIVVSGRAHAYLKQHFPDVIEIEGLRMTYENNQVDRSATFWDFLKRLPTLVSTNFDAFRQLSERFQPEAVVSDFESFAYMFGKHHGVPVISIDNMQVLNRCELDIRIGPEHEQDFQIAKGIVKSKLPGCYHYLITSFFFPPVRKERTSLYPPILRRRILQAERSLGEHLLVYQTSTSNTALLEILKATGVPCRVYGFGREERLGNVHLRPFSEDGFIEDLASCRGVLATGGFSLMGEAIYLGKPLLAVPLRKQFEQILNALYLEKLHYGAYAEELSAPAVEAFCERLEEYRQALASYAQDGNTLILGALDRLLGEVASPPRHEE from the coding sequence GTGAAGATCCTCTATGGGGTGGTGGGCGAAGGGATGGGACACGCCACGCGCAGTCGCGTGATCCTGAATCACCTCGTGCAGCGCCACGAGCTGCAGATTGTCGTCTCGGGGCGCGCCCACGCCTACCTCAAGCAGCACTTCCCCGACGTGATCGAGATCGAAGGGCTGCGGATGACCTACGAGAACAACCAGGTCGACCGTAGCGCCACCTTCTGGGACTTCCTCAAGCGGTTGCCGACGCTGGTCTCTACCAACTTCGACGCCTTCCGGCAGCTCAGCGAGCGCTTCCAGCCCGAGGCCGTGGTGAGCGACTTCGAGAGCTTCGCGTACATGTTCGGCAAGCACCACGGCGTGCCGGTGATCTCGATCGACAACATGCAGGTCCTGAATCGCTGCGAGCTGGACATCCGCATCGGTCCGGAGCACGAGCAGGACTTCCAGATCGCCAAGGGGATCGTGAAGAGCAAGCTTCCGGGGTGCTACCACTACCTGATCACGAGCTTCTTCTTCCCCCCCGTGCGCAAGGAGCGCACGAGCCTCTATCCGCCGATCCTGCGGCGCCGCATCTTGCAGGCCGAGCGTTCGCTGGGCGAGCACCTGCTCGTCTATCAGACCTCGACGAGCAACACGGCCCTCCTCGAGATCCTGAAGGCCACCGGGGTGCCGTGTCGGGTCTACGGCTTCGGCCGGGAGGAGCGGCTCGGGAACGTGCACCTGCGCCCCTTCTCCGAGGATGGCTTCATCGAGGACCTCGCCTCGTGTCGCGGGGTCCTCGCCACCGGCGGCTTCTCGCTCATGGGGGAGGCCATCTACCTCGGCAAGCCGCTCCTGGCCGTGCCGCTCCGGAAACAGTTCGAGCAGATTCTGAACGCGCTCTACCTCGAGAAGCTGCACTACGGAGCCTACGCGGAGGAGCTCTCGGCCCCCGCGGTGGAGGCCTTCTGCGAGCGCCTCGAGGAGTACCGGCAGGCGCTCGCGAGCTACGCGCAGGATGGGAACACGCTGATCCTCGGCGCGCTGGACCGGCTCCTCGGTGAGGTGGCGAGCCCTCCGCGCCACGAGGAGTAG
- the tsaE gene encoding tRNA (adenosine(37)-N6)-threonylcarbamoyltransferase complex ATPase subunit type 1 TsaE — translation MTATSEDATVALGAALGRVLEPGLVVGLIGDLGAGKTCFVRGVAEGAAVPPEIYVASPTFTLINEYPGRVPLVHIDLYRLGSATDLVEVGVVDSYGGPGACLVEWFDRFPEEQPPGRLELTFLVTGDASRRVLVRATDEAHAALAVRWKGELP, via the coding sequence CTGACGGCCACCTCCGAGGATGCCACCGTGGCGCTCGGTGCGGCGCTCGGACGCGTGCTCGAGCCGGGCCTCGTCGTTGGGCTCATCGGGGACCTGGGGGCGGGCAAGACCTGCTTCGTCCGAGGCGTCGCGGAGGGGGCCGCCGTCCCCCCCGAGATCTACGTGGCCAGCCCGACCTTCACGCTGATCAACGAGTATCCCGGGCGCGTCCCCCTCGTGCACATCGACCTCTATCGACTGGGCAGCGCGACGGACCTGGTCGAGGTGGGCGTCGTCGACAGCTACGGCGGGCCCGGGGCCTGCCTCGTGGAGTGGTTCGATCGCTTCCCGGAGGAGCAGCCGCCGGGGCGACTGGAACTGACCTTCCTGGTGACGGGGGACGCGTCGCGACGCGTCCTGGTGCGGGCCACGGACGAGGCGCACGCGGCGCTCGCCGTGCGCTGGAAAGGAGAGCTCCCGTGA
- a CDS encoding YbjN domain-containing protein, translating to MSYRETIDGYLRRFGELVGVELEPLNAEGHSSVQRGSATVGINVLEDHRVLMFLSPIMRVPRRRPEELYRKLLELNFLGTSDAAFAIDREKNVVYLRALRGLEGLDFEEFVDLLDTMGSVADEWDEKLRAEFGD from the coding sequence ATGAGCTATCGCGAGACGATCGACGGCTACCTCAGGCGCTTCGGCGAGCTCGTCGGGGTGGAGCTCGAGCCCTTGAATGCCGAGGGCCACTCGTCGGTCCAGCGCGGGAGCGCGACCGTCGGGATCAACGTGCTCGAGGACCATCGCGTGCTGATGTTCCTGAGCCCGATCATGCGCGTCCCGAGGCGGCGTCCGGAGGAGCTCTACCGGAAGCTCCTCGAGCTCAACTTTCTCGGCACGAGCGACGCGGCCTTCGCCATCGACCGGGAAAAGAACGTGGTCTACCTGCGCGCGCTGCGCGGCCTTGAGGGGCTGGACTTCGAGGAGTTCGTGGACCTCCTGGACACGATGGGGAGCGTGGCCGACGAGTGGGACGAGAAGCTGCGGGCGGAGTTCGGGGACTGA
- a CDS encoding sugar kinase encodes MSLLVVGSVALDSVETPVEGRDEVLGGSASFFATVASLLVPVRLVAVVGEDFPVEHIEFLARRGVDLQGLQRVAGRTFRWAGRYLPNMVDRETLDTQLNVFEHFRPTLPASYRDSNFVFLANIDPALQLDVLRQVERPRLVACDTMNFWLRDRHLDAVKEVLRSVDLLILNDEEARLLSGQANLVKAVAAIRLLGVKRVIVKRGDAGAMLYGDEGIFWVPAFPLENVVDPTGAGDCFAGGFMSYLARTGDLGPANLRRAMVFGSATASFAVEDFSVDRFRTLEESALLERCQAFARLVRFEEVRL; translated from the coding sequence ATGAGCCTTCTCGTCGTAGGCAGTGTGGCCCTCGATTCCGTCGAAACCCCCGTCGAGGGGCGGGACGAGGTGCTCGGGGGGTCGGCTTCTTTCTTCGCCACCGTCGCGTCCCTGCTCGTGCCCGTGCGGCTCGTGGCCGTGGTGGGCGAGGACTTCCCCGTCGAACACATAGAGTTCCTGGCGCGGCGCGGGGTGGACCTGCAGGGCCTGCAGCGCGTCGCCGGTCGCACCTTCCGGTGGGCGGGGCGGTACCTGCCGAACATGGTGGACCGCGAGACGCTCGACACGCAGCTGAACGTGTTCGAGCACTTTCGCCCCACGCTGCCGGCGAGCTACCGGGACTCGAACTTCGTGTTCCTCGCGAACATCGACCCCGCGCTGCAGCTCGACGTGCTCCGTCAGGTAGAGCGGCCACGCCTCGTCGCCTGCGACACGATGAACTTCTGGCTGCGCGACCGGCACCTCGACGCGGTGAAGGAGGTGCTGCGGTCGGTCGACCTCCTCATCCTGAACGACGAGGAGGCGCGGCTGCTCTCGGGACAGGCGAACCTGGTCAAGGCGGTGGCTGCCATCCGCCTCCTCGGCGTGAAGCGCGTCATCGTCAAGCGGGGCGACGCCGGGGCCATGCTCTACGGTGACGAGGGGATCTTCTGGGTCCCGGCCTTTCCGCTGGAGAACGTGGTGGACCCCACTGGCGCGGGGGATTGCTTTGCGGGCGGCTTCATGTCTTATTTGGCTCGCACCGGGGATCTGGGCCCGGCGAACCTGAGGCGGGCGATGGTGTTTGGCAGCGCGACGGCGTCCTTCGCGGTGGAGGACTTCAGTGTGGACCGGTTTCGTACCCTCGAGGAGTCGGCGCTTCTCGAGCGGTGCCAGGCCTTCGCGCGGTTGGTGCGGTTCGAGGAAGTGAGGCTATGA